The Nocardioides sp. S-1144 genome includes a region encoding these proteins:
- a CDS encoding aldo/keto reductase, whose protein sequence is MASTVPSLTLNNQTTIPQLGFGVYQVPPAQTADTVATALEIGYRHIDTAQMYGNEQETGVGLAASGLPRDEVFVTSKLNNGFHRPDDARREFDGTLQKLGLDHVDLFLIHWPLPTLYDGDYVATWRTLTEFVADGRARAVGVSNFQPDHLDRIVAETGVVPVVNQIEAHPYFTNDAARAATHRHGALVEAWSPIAQGGVLDDETIGRIAAAHDRTPSQVTLRWHVQRGDIIFPKSMRAERMRENFAIFDFELSDDEVAAISALDRGEAGRTGPNPDTFDYVPG, encoded by the coding sequence ATGGCATCAACCGTTCCGTCCCTGACCCTCAACAACCAGACGACCATCCCGCAGCTCGGCTTCGGGGTCTACCAGGTCCCGCCCGCGCAGACCGCCGACACCGTCGCGACCGCGCTCGAGATCGGCTACCGCCACATCGACACCGCCCAGATGTACGGCAACGAGCAGGAGACCGGCGTCGGCCTGGCCGCCTCCGGCCTGCCGCGCGACGAGGTGTTCGTGACGAGCAAGCTCAACAACGGCTTCCACCGCCCCGACGACGCCCGCCGCGAGTTCGACGGCACCCTGCAGAAGCTCGGGCTCGACCACGTCGACCTGTTCCTGATCCACTGGCCGCTGCCGACGCTGTACGACGGCGACTACGTCGCGACGTGGCGCACGCTGACCGAGTTCGTCGCCGACGGCCGCGCCCGCGCCGTCGGGGTGTCGAACTTCCAGCCCGACCACCTCGACCGGATCGTCGCCGAGACCGGTGTCGTCCCGGTGGTCAACCAGATCGAGGCGCACCCCTACTTCACCAACGACGCCGCCCGTGCCGCCACGCACCGCCACGGCGCGCTCGTCGAGGCGTGGTCGCCGATCGCCCAGGGCGGCGTCCTCGACGACGAGACCATCGGCCGGATCGCCGCCGCTCACGACCGGACGCCGTCGCAGGTCACCCTGCGCTGGCACGTGCAGCGCGGCGACATCATCTTCCCGAAGTCGATGCGCGCCGAGCGGATGCGCGAGAACTTCGCGATCTTCGACTTCGAGCTCAGCGACGACGAGGTCGCGGCGATCTCCGCCCTCGACCGGGGCGAGGCGGGCCGCACGGGCCCGAACCCCGACACGTTCGACTACGTCCCCGGCTGA
- a CDS encoding aspartate/glutamate racemase family protein translates to MKTIGLVGGMSWHSTATYYRMINEQVAARLGGHASAKISLQSLDFSEVRDCQVRGDWDSSAALLADAARRCEAGGADLVGLCTNLMHKNFGALEDAVSVPAVHIADAVAAVARREGWTTLGLLGARWVMEETFYADRLASHGISVVTPDEAGRELVDRVVFDEITQGVFRDESRAAYVDVMDDLRARGADAVVLACTEIGLLVGADDAPLPVVDSAVAHASLLVDLALEPALEPA, encoded by the coding sequence ATGAAGACCATCGGGCTCGTCGGCGGCATGTCCTGGCACTCCACCGCGACCTACTACCGGATGATCAACGAGCAGGTCGCAGCCCGTCTCGGCGGGCACGCCTCGGCGAAGATCTCGCTGCAGTCGCTCGACTTCTCCGAGGTGCGCGACTGCCAGGTCCGCGGCGACTGGGACAGCTCGGCCGCCCTGCTCGCCGACGCCGCCCGCCGCTGCGAGGCCGGCGGCGCCGACCTGGTGGGGCTCTGCACCAACCTGATGCACAAGAACTTCGGCGCCCTCGAGGACGCCGTCTCGGTGCCGGCCGTCCACATCGCCGACGCCGTCGCGGCCGTCGCCCGCCGCGAGGGTTGGACGACGCTCGGCCTGCTCGGCGCCCGCTGGGTGATGGAGGAGACCTTCTACGCCGACCGGCTCGCCTCCCACGGCATCTCGGTCGTCACGCCCGACGAGGCCGGCCGCGAGCTGGTCGACCGCGTCGTCTTCGACGAGATCACCCAGGGCGTCTTCCGCGACGAGTCGCGGGCGGCCTACGTCGACGTGATGGACGACCTCCGGGCGCGCGGCGCGGACGCCGTCGTCCTGGCCTGCACCGAGATCGGGCTGCTCGTCGGCGCCGACGACGCCCCGCTGCCGGTCGTCGACTCGGCCGTCGCGCACGCCTCGTTGCTGGTCGACCTCGCCCTCGAACCGGCGCTCGAGCCGGCCTGA
- a CDS encoding GNAT family N-acetyltransferase: MPTVEVRPFEPGDETAIARLSAVVRWPSLTDPAVVLRVCEAPGSVAFVAVTDDVLVGWAQALGDGVLQSHLSFLAVHPDHRRRGIGRLLVMATFQATATARIDLVTLDAEAFYEGFAHRRLLGYRLYPGA, translated from the coding sequence ATGCCTACCGTCGAGGTCCGGCCCTTCGAGCCCGGTGACGAGACCGCGATCGCGCGCCTCTCGGCCGTGGTCCGGTGGCCGTCGCTGACCGACCCGGCGGTGGTGCTGCGGGTGTGCGAGGCGCCGGGGTCGGTGGCCTTCGTGGCGGTGACCGACGACGTGCTCGTCGGCTGGGCGCAGGCGCTCGGCGACGGCGTCCTCCAGTCGCACCTGAGCTTCCTCGCCGTGCACCCCGACCACCGGCGCCGCGGGATCGGACGGCTCCTGGTGATGGCGACGTTCCAGGCCACCGCCACCGCGCGGATCGACCTCGTCACCCTCGACGCCGAGGCGTTCTACGAGGGCTTCGCGCACCGCCGGCTGCTCGGGTACCGGCTCTACCCCGGGGCCTGA
- a CDS encoding pseudouridine synthase, with amino-acid sequence MPPRSPLPLRHGLSAAWVCTPHRDPTRPVPWATMGQWLRDHVDARVAVEPMLAAGRFVYADARPVGDADPYRPHTFVWFHRDLRAEPPVPGTLTLVHRDERVLVVDKPAFLSTVPRGRHVTQSLVVRLRDELGLPDLTPMHRLDRVTSGLVVCAVGKQWRGAYQSMFAQGTVRKTYRALAPWRADLESPTTVRNHVAPIPGTGRAEVVPGAPVNAETLVEVEERRGDLAVYRLLPRTGRTHQLRLHLRDLGAPIVDDPLYPVDLEVDVDDFSRPLQLLASELEYLDPVDGVRRRFASPRSVPLDRA; translated from the coding sequence GTGCCGCCCCGCTCCCCGCTGCCGCTGCGGCACGGGCTCAGCGCGGCGTGGGTCTGCACGCCCCACCGCGACCCCACGCGCCCGGTCCCCTGGGCGACCATGGGGCAGTGGCTGCGCGACCACGTGGACGCCCGTGTGGCCGTCGAGCCGATGCTCGCGGCCGGGCGCTTCGTCTACGCCGACGCCCGGCCGGTCGGCGACGCCGACCCCTACCGCCCCCACACCTTCGTCTGGTTCCACCGCGACCTGCGCGCCGAGCCGCCCGTGCCCGGGACGCTCACCCTGGTGCACCGGGACGAGCGCGTGCTGGTGGTCGACAAGCCGGCCTTCCTCTCGACGGTCCCGCGCGGCCGGCACGTGACCCAGAGCCTCGTGGTGCGCCTGCGCGACGAGCTCGGTCTGCCGGACCTGACGCCGATGCACCGCCTCGACCGGGTCACCTCGGGGCTGGTGGTCTGCGCGGTCGGGAAGCAGTGGCGCGGCGCCTACCAGTCGATGTTCGCGCAGGGCACCGTGCGCAAGACCTACCGCGCCCTGGCGCCCTGGCGCGCCGACCTGGAGTCGCCGACCACGGTCCGCAACCACGTCGCGCCGATCCCGGGCACCGGCCGGGCCGAGGTGGTCCCCGGCGCACCGGTCAACGCCGAGACCCTGGTGGAGGTCGAGGAGCGCCGCGGCGACCTCGCGGTCTACCGGCTCCTGCCGCGCACCGGCCGCACCCACCAGCTGCGGCTGCACCTGCGCGACCTCGGCGCGCCGATCGTCGACGACCCGCTCTACCCGGTCGACCTCGAGGTCGACGTCGACGACTTCAGCCGGCCGCTCCAGCTGCTGGCCAGCGAGCTCGAGTACCTCGACCCGGTCGACGGCGTCCGGCGCCGGTTCGCGAGCCCGCGCAGCGTCCCGCTCGACCGCGCCTGA
- a CDS encoding M28 family metallopeptidase, whose product MLRRLPPLVACLAVTAGCTGDPGAGATPSTPTSSSAPTSPAPTTPAPTSPATPPPTPEPAPEPRLSVDDVRPRTALAAVEHLAGTVGPRPGTTEAYFRAAAWAERELTASGWSVGRQRFPTPAGYSWNAPVEAGPSVNLVATRGERRPGEPWLLVGAHLDTVPEAPGAEDNASGVGVVLALAEALQGRRTRLPVVLVLFGSEEPRGPGDAHHYGSKAFVERMSPADRRSLRGMVSLDRVGVGDVVPVQTVLVGNDVSTGLEAAARRVDVPTVLQEGESSSDHESFADEGLPAARLGSTPYLGYHSTDDVVGVVDPAQLARVARVVAAWLR is encoded by the coding sequence GTGCTGCGCCGGCTGCCACCCCTCGTCGCGTGCCTGGCCGTGACGGCCGGGTGCACCGGTGACCCCGGCGCCGGGGCGACACCGTCCACCCCGACCTCGTCGTCGGCCCCGACGTCCCCGGCCCCGACCACCCCGGCGCCGACGTCCCCGGCCACGCCGCCCCCGACGCCGGAGCCGGCCCCCGAGCCGCGCCTCTCCGTCGACGACGTCCGTCCGCGCACGGCCCTCGCCGCGGTCGAGCACCTGGCCGGGACGGTCGGCCCCCGCCCCGGCACCACCGAGGCCTACTTCCGTGCCGCGGCCTGGGCCGAGCGCGAGCTGACGGCGTCCGGCTGGTCGGTCGGGCGACAGCGGTTCCCGACCCCGGCCGGCTACTCGTGGAACGCGCCGGTCGAGGCCGGCCCGTCGGTGAACCTCGTCGCCACCCGCGGCGAACGCCGGCCGGGCGAGCCGTGGCTGCTCGTCGGCGCGCACCTCGACACCGTTCCCGAGGCCCCGGGTGCGGAGGACAACGCCTCCGGCGTCGGCGTCGTCCTGGCCCTCGCGGAGGCGCTCCAGGGCCGGCGCACGCGGCTGCCGGTGGTGCTCGTGCTGTTCGGCTCCGAGGAGCCGCGGGGCCCGGGCGACGCGCACCACTACGGCTCGAAGGCGTTCGTGGAGCGGATGAGCCCGGCCGACCGGCGCAGCCTGCGGGGCATGGTCTCCCTCGACCGGGTCGGCGTCGGGGACGTGGTGCCGGTGCAGACCGTGCTCGTCGGCAACGACGTCAGCACGGGCCTCGAGGCGGCCGCCCGGCGGGTCGACGTCCCGACCGTGCTGCAGGAGGGCGAGAGCTCCAGCGACCACGAGTCCTTCGCCGACGAGGGCCTGCCCGCGGCCCGGCTGGGCAGCACGCCGTACCTCGGCTACCACTCCACGGACGACGTGGTCGGCGTCGTCGACCCGGCCCAGCTGGCGCGGGTGGCGCGGGTCGTGGCGGCATGGCTGCGCTGA
- a CDS encoding calcium-binding protein has product MRHTTLLRSGPRARRPLAPAATLLGLALALAVPAAGSASASARADELHEITGTPGDDRLRGTPDADDIRGEAGHDHLWGLGGADVLSGGAGSDTLRGGVGVDGLLGRAGRDVLRGGRGADYLEGGGGPDVLSGGRGGDLLVGGAGDDSVESEVGRDRIRLGAGDDAYVDWQVDGLPDEIWCGPGDDLVGYWGDPDPADTLHGCEEVVDIAH; this is encoded by the coding sequence ATGCGCCACACCACCCTGCTCCGGTCCGGGCCCCGTGCCCGCCGTCCGCTCGCCCCGGCCGCGACCCTCCTGGGTCTGGCCCTGGCCCTCGCCGTGCCGGCGGCGGGCAGTGCCAGTGCCAGTGCCCGTGCCGACGAGCTCCACGAGATCACCGGCACCCCCGGGGACGACCGGCTCCGCGGCACCCCGGACGCCGACGACATCCGCGGCGAGGCCGGGCACGACCACCTGTGGGGGCTCGGCGGCGCCGACGTGCTCAGCGGCGGCGCCGGCTCGGACACCCTCCGCGGCGGCGTCGGCGTGGACGGCCTCCTCGGTCGCGCGGGCCGCGACGTCCTCCGCGGCGGCCGCGGCGCGGACTACCTGGAGGGCGGGGGCGGGCCCGACGTCCTCTCCGGCGGGCGCGGCGGGGACCTGCTCGTCGGCGGTGCCGGCGACGACTCCGTCGAGAGCGAGGTCGGCCGCGACCGGATCCGGCTCGGTGCCGGCGACGACGCCTACGTGGACTGGCAGGTCGACGGGTTGCCCGACGAGATCTGGTGCGGCCCGGGCGACGACCTCGTCGGCTACTGGGGTGATCCCGACCCGGCCGACACCCTCCACGGGTGCGAGGAGGTCGTGGACATCGCCCACTGA
- a CDS encoding MarR family winged helix-turn-helix transcriptional regulator: MSEDHVGRIRQQWAEQRPDLDTTPMGIIGRLHRLSDHLHAELRPVFAAAGLSDGDFDVLAALRRAGEPHELTPGGLAETTMVTSGAVTKRVDRLEAAGLVARTVCENDARSRRIRLTPAGLAVVDDVVERHLANETRLVAGLSEVERTRLAHLLETWGRVLGAG; the protein is encoded by the coding sequence GTGAGCGAAGACCACGTCGGGCGGATCCGTCAGCAGTGGGCCGAGCAGCGCCCCGACCTCGACACCACGCCGATGGGGATCATCGGCCGGCTGCACCGGCTCTCGGACCACCTGCACGCCGAGCTGCGGCCGGTCTTCGCCGCGGCCGGGCTCTCCGACGGCGACTTCGACGTGCTGGCCGCGCTGCGCCGGGCCGGTGAGCCCCACGAGCTGACGCCGGGCGGACTGGCGGAGACGACGATGGTCACCTCGGGCGCGGTCACCAAGCGCGTCGACCGGTTGGAGGCCGCGGGCCTGGTGGCGCGCACGGTCTGCGAGAACGACGCCCGCTCGCGCCGGATCCGGCTCACCCCCGCCGGCCTCGCCGTCGTCGACGACGTCGTCGAGCGGCACCTGGCCAACGAGACCCGCCTGGTCGCCGGCCTCAGCGAGGTGGAGCGCACCCGGCTGGCCCACCTGCTGGAGACGTGGGGCCGCGTCCTCGGCGCCGGCTGA
- a CDS encoding CapA family protein yields MAALTRARALSLAGTALLAVAACSPAERPGAAPSPSPSGTPSGTPSSTGPTTPPTTPDVEPPPEPRPAPVTIAVAGDVHFEGVLRERLRDPATALAPATSALAAADVAVVNLETSVGTGGRPDPAKRYTFQAPPTAFTALAAAGVDVATMANNHALDFGREPLPGMLDAAARARRADPPLDVVGLGRDAAAAFRPARTEVGGPGGTVVATIGATVATLDPTADPTGSWAATADAAGTADAVDPTRLLRAVARADASADVVVAYLHWGVQGERCPSPGQRSLAGDLVAAGADVVVGSHAHRLQGDGRLGPGYVAYGLGNYAWYTQGPEATSSTGVLTLAVRPPASPSGRARVTEATWTPARIGPDGLPAPLRAAEAAGFDADRDALRDCAGLG; encoded by the coding sequence ATGGCTGCGCTGACCCGCGCCCGCGCCCTCTCGCTCGCCGGCACCGCGCTGCTCGCGGTGGCCGCGTGCTCACCCGCAGAGCGGCCCGGCGCCGCCCCGTCGCCGAGCCCGTCCGGCACCCCGTCCGGCACCCCGTCCAGCACCGGCCCCACGACCCCACCGACCACCCCCGACGTCGAGCCGCCACCCGAGCCGCGGCCGGCGCCGGTGACGATCGCGGTCGCGGGCGACGTCCACTTCGAGGGCGTGCTGCGCGAGCGGCTCCGTGACCCCGCGACCGCCCTGGCGCCCGCGACGTCGGCGCTGGCGGCCGCCGACGTCGCCGTCGTCAACCTCGAGACGTCGGTCGGCACCGGCGGCCGGCCCGACCCCGCCAAGCGCTACACCTTCCAGGCCCCGCCGACGGCGTTCACCGCGCTCGCCGCGGCGGGTGTCGACGTGGCGACGATGGCCAACAACCACGCCCTCGACTTCGGCCGCGAGCCGCTGCCCGGCATGCTCGACGCCGCCGCGCGCGCCCGGCGCGCCGACCCGCCGCTCGACGTCGTCGGTCTCGGACGCGATGCGGCCGCAGCGTTCCGGCCGGCGCGCACCGAGGTCGGCGGCCCGGGTGGCACCGTCGTCGCCACGATCGGCGCCACCGTCGCCACCCTCGACCCGACCGCCGACCCGACCGGCTCCTGGGCCGCCACCGCCGACGCCGCCGGCACCGCCGACGCCGTGGACCCGACCCGGCTGCTGCGCGCCGTCGCGCGGGCCGACGCCTCCGCCGACGTGGTCGTGGCCTACCTCCACTGGGGCGTCCAGGGCGAGCGCTGCCCCAGCCCCGGCCAACGCTCGCTCGCGGGCGACCTGGTGGCGGCGGGCGCCGACGTCGTCGTCGGCAGCCACGCCCACCGGCTGCAGGGCGACGGCCGCCTCGGCCCCGGCTACGTCGCCTACGGGCTCGGCAACTACGCCTGGTACACCCAGGGCCCGGAGGCGACGTCCTCGACCGGGGTGCTGACCCTCGCCGTGCGGCCGCCGGCGTCGCCGTCGGGGCGGGCCCGGGTCACCGAGGCCACGTGGACGCCGGCGCGGATCGGCCCCGACGGGCTCCCCGCCCCGCTGCGGGCTGCCGAGGCCGCGGGCTTCGACGCCGACCGGGACGCGCTGCGCGACTGCGCCGGGCTCGGCTGA
- a CDS encoding polysaccharide deacetylase family protein — translation MAPASRTLPALRATLAATLVAAVAAAVLTMLGAPASGSLSVDPPAPAPSAPAPSTRPLDRCPSGRVALTFDDGPSPTTTPAIVAVLRRMHVPATFFMVGSRVRQHPDVAREVAEAGFTIGNHTDDHVDLTGLSRTAIRTTLRRTERALRDAGVADVSRYVRPPYGATDAKVAGVLRATGRVMALWNVDSRDWEGLTPREIRSTTIDQVTARGRAGIVVLHHDGVATSEATLAALPSEIRRLREAGYCLTPLPAGGLD, via the coding sequence ATGGCACCCGCATCCCGCACCCTCCCCGCCCTCCGCGCCACCCTCGCCGCCACCCTCGTGGCCGCCGTGGCCGCCGCCGTCCTGACGATGCTCGGCGCCCCCGCCTCGGGGTCGCTGTCGGTCGACCCGCCCGCACCGGCCCCGTCCGCACCGGCCCCGTCCACCCGGCCGCTCGACCGGTGCCCGTCGGGCCGCGTCGCGCTCACCTTCGACGACGGGCCGTCGCCGACGACGACGCCGGCGATCGTCGCCGTGCTGCGGCGGATGCACGTGCCCGCGACGTTCTTCATGGTCGGGAGCCGGGTGCGGCAACACCCCGACGTCGCCCGCGAGGTCGCCGAGGCCGGCTTCACGATCGGCAACCACACCGACGACCACGTCGACCTGACCGGCCTGTCGCGCACGGCCATCCGCACCACGCTGCGGCGCACCGAGAGGGCCCTGCGCGACGCCGGCGTCGCGGACGTCTCGCGCTACGTCCGGCCGCCGTACGGCGCCACCGACGCGAAGGTCGCCGGCGTCCTGCGCGCGACCGGCCGGGTGATGGCGCTCTGGAACGTCGACTCGCGCGACTGGGAGGGCCTCACCCCGCGGGAGATCCGCTCGACGACGATCGACCAGGTCACCGCGCGCGGACGCGCCGGCATCGTCGTCCTGCACCACGACGGCGTCGCCACCTCGGAGGCGACCCTGGCCGCGCTGCCCTCGGAGATCCGGCGGCTGCGGGAGGCCGGGTACTGCCTCACCCCGCTGCCGGCCGGCGGCCTGGACTGA
- a CDS encoding EamA family transporter: MEEKLGRTVAITAVAPLAWGTTYLVTEQLLPPDRPLFAALMRALPAGLLLLVVLRRLPTGDWWWRAAVLGGCNIGLFFPLVFLAAYELPGGLAATIQAASPLAVMALAWPMLRERPAAVRVVAALAGLAGVSLLVLRSPDGVTPLGLAGAFGSVAVSALGFVLVKRWEAPVPMLTLVSWQLVAGGLLLLPVALLVEGAPPAIDLPAAGGFLWIGVAGTILAYTCWFHGLTHMPAGAVSLVGLLNPVTGTALGVAFAAEAFGPVQALGMAVVLGSVVAGQYRRRPRPAPAATPRELTTV; the protein is encoded by the coding sequence GTGGAAGAGAAACTGGGTCGCACCGTCGCGATCACGGCCGTCGCCCCGCTCGCGTGGGGCACCACCTACCTCGTCACCGAGCAGCTCCTCCCGCCCGACCGGCCCCTGTTCGCGGCGCTCATGCGCGCCCTGCCGGCCGGCCTGCTGCTGCTCGTGGTCCTGCGGCGCCTGCCCACCGGCGACTGGTGGTGGCGGGCGGCCGTGCTCGGCGGGTGCAACATCGGACTCTTCTTCCCGCTGGTCTTCCTGGCCGCCTACGAGCTGCCGGGAGGTCTGGCCGCGACGATCCAGGCGGCGTCCCCGCTGGCGGTGATGGCGCTGGCCTGGCCGATGCTGCGCGAGCGCCCCGCCGCCGTCCGCGTCGTCGCGGCCCTCGCCGGCCTGGCCGGGGTCTCGCTGCTCGTGCTGCGCTCCCCCGACGGCGTCACGCCGCTCGGACTCGCGGGCGCGTTCGGCTCGGTCGCCGTCTCCGCGCTCGGCTTCGTGCTGGTCAAGCGGTGGGAGGCGCCGGTCCCGATGCTCACCCTGGTGTCGTGGCAGCTCGTCGCGGGCGGGCTCCTGCTGCTGCCGGTCGCGCTCCTGGTCGAGGGAGCCCCACCGGCCATCGACCTGCCCGCCGCGGGCGGCTTCCTCTGGATCGGCGTGGCCGGCACGATCCTCGCCTACACCTGCTGGTTCCACGGCCTCACGCACATGCCGGCCGGCGCGGTCTCGCTCGTCGGCCTGCTCAACCCGGTCACCGGCACCGCGCTCGGCGTGGCCTTCGCCGCCGAGGCGTTCGGCCCCGTCCAGGCCCTCGGCATGGCCGTCGTGCTCGGCTCGGTCGTCGCCGGCCAGTACCGCCGCCGGCCCCGGCCAGCGCCGGCCGCCACCCCGCGCGAGCTGACCACCGTCTGA
- a CDS encoding LysR family transcriptional regulator yields MALDARRTLIFRAVARAGSISAAARDLGWTQPAVSQHLARLEREAGGPLLLRGPGGVTLTGAGAALLRRADVVAAELHAAAEELAALTHLRAGRVRLVAFPSAAATVVPDAIGALAAAHPEVEVGLEEAEPPEALVAVAAGDADLALVFGYDGAPVGLGTLTWRPLLDEPVHLVLPPGRRAPGRGGLATLAAEDWIGGCVRCRTHLVDCCEAVGFTPTIRHTTDDYVVVQNLVARGLGVTALPESALTAYRHPDVQVLALPALGRRHVGVAHRPGAEIVPATAALVARIVAAAAA; encoded by the coding sequence ATGGCCCTCGACGCCCGACGCACCCTGATCTTCCGCGCGGTGGCGCGGGCCGGCTCGATCAGCGCGGCGGCGCGCGACCTCGGCTGGACCCAGCCCGCGGTCAGCCAGCACCTGGCCCGGCTCGAGCGCGAGGCCGGCGGTCCGCTGCTCCTGCGCGGTCCCGGCGGCGTCACCCTCACCGGGGCGGGCGCCGCCCTGCTGCGCCGGGCCGACGTCGTCGCCGCCGAGCTGCACGCCGCCGCCGAGGAGCTCGCCGCCCTCACGCACCTGCGGGCCGGCCGGGTGCGCCTGGTGGCCTTCCCCTCGGCCGCGGCGACCGTGGTGCCGGACGCGATCGGCGCGCTCGCGGCCGCGCACCCCGAGGTCGAGGTGGGGCTCGAGGAGGCCGAGCCGCCCGAGGCGCTGGTCGCGGTGGCCGCCGGCGACGCCGACCTGGCGCTCGTCTTCGGCTACGACGGCGCCCCGGTCGGCCTCGGGACCCTCACCTGGCGCCCGTTGCTCGACGAGCCGGTGCACCTCGTCCTGCCGCCGGGCCGGCGCGCGCCGGGGCGCGGCGGGCTCGCCACCCTCGCCGCGGAGGACTGGATCGGCGGCTGCGTGCGCTGTCGCACCCACCTGGTCGACTGCTGCGAGGCGGTCGGCTTCACCCCGACCATCCGCCACACCACCGACGACTACGTCGTGGTGCAGAACCTCGTCGCCCGGGGGCTCGGCGTCACCGCGCTGCCCGAGTCGGCGCTGACGGCCTACCGCCACCCCGACGTGCAGGTGCTGGCCCTGCCGGCCCTGGGGCGGCGGCACGTCGGCGTGGCCCACCGTCCCGGCGCCGAGATCGTGCCGGCGACCGCCGCCCTCGTGGCCCGCATCGTGGCCGCCGCCGCAGCGTGA